One region of Acidimicrobiia bacterium genomic DNA includes:
- a CDS encoding helix-turn-helix domain-containing protein, protein MTTAEPARRRYDSPVRRRQVAETRERIVDAGAAILHDRAIWNWDALTVRAVAERAGVNERTVYRHFAGERELRDAVLARLESEAGVAPEGLALDDLQRFTEQLLEYVSSFPLEPRTTVRDPTLVAAHDRLRDALVTAVRDGNPKWPARDRTIAAAVLDVLWNVSSYERLVADWDLDPKDAVAAVTWAIGLVEDAIRADHRPRRR, encoded by the coding sequence GTGACCACGGCCGAGCCGGCCCGCCGCCGCTACGACAGTCCCGTCCGCCGCCGCCAGGTCGCGGAGACCCGCGAGCGAATCGTCGACGCCGGCGCCGCGATCCTGCACGACCGCGCGATCTGGAACTGGGACGCGCTGACCGTTCGTGCCGTCGCGGAGCGGGCGGGCGTGAACGAGCGGACCGTGTACCGGCACTTCGCCGGCGAACGCGAGCTGCGCGACGCGGTGCTCGCCCGGCTGGAGTCCGAAGCGGGCGTCGCGCCCGAAGGGCTCGCGCTCGACGACCTCCAGCGGTTCACCGAGCAGCTGCTCGAGTACGTGTCGTCGTTCCCGCTCGAGCCGCGCACGACGGTCCGCGACCCGACGCTCGTGGCCGCGCACGACCGTCTGCGCGACGCGCTCGTCACCGCGGTCCGCGACGGCAATCCGAAGTGGCCCGCGCGGGACCGCACGATCGCCGCGGCCGTGCTCGACGTGCTGTGGAACGTGTCCTCCTACGAGCGCCTCGTCGCGGACTGGGACCTCGACCCGAAGGACGCGGTCGCCGCGGTGACGTGGGCCATCGGCCTGGTCGAGGACGCGATCCGCGCCGACCACCGCCCGAGGCGCCGCTGA